Proteins from a single region of Kiloniellales bacterium:
- the nhaC gene encoding Na+/H+ antiporter NhaC encodes MLISKEQREPYFWEAIVSLVSLVIGIMLSIVVYGTDPHIPMLLGVLVAGLIGTRAGYAWEVIQDGMLKGIANSLQAIVILLIIGVLIGVWIVSGVVPSLLYYGLKTLSPEIFLPAALIICAVTSLATGSSWGTTGTIGVALMGIGAGLGFPLPLVAGAVLSGAYFGDKMSPLSDTTNLAPAMAGTDIYTHIRHMTYTSGTAFGLTLVIEIVLSFFYGGGEENLASVQEIIATLERDFTVGPWHIIPALLVIVCAYRKYPAIPGLVAGVLSAVILGFIFEGVTYPQLLEVSYGGYASNTGVETVDSLLSKGGFTSMLYAISIVICAMMFGGIMEETHQLKVIVDRILRLATSSSSLITSTVLTCLGANLVLCDQYMAIVMGGRMYAQAYRDRGLHAKNLSRAVEDSATVTANLVPWNSGGAYQAATLGVATLAYLPFNFFCWLSPVVTLIFGWMGWTIAPAEAPKAQEAATKPAPAE; translated from the coding sequence ATGCTCATCAGCAAGGAACAGCGCGAGCCCTATTTCTGGGAAGCGATCGTCTCGCTCGTCTCCCTGGTGATCGGCATCATGCTGTCGATCGTGGTCTACGGCACCGATCCGCACATCCCCATGCTGCTCGGCGTCCTGGTGGCGGGGCTGATCGGCACCCGGGCCGGCTACGCCTGGGAGGTCATCCAAGACGGCATGCTGAAAGGCATCGCCAACTCCCTCCAGGCGATCGTCATCCTGCTGATCATTGGCGTCCTGATCGGGGTCTGGATCGTCTCCGGCGTCGTGCCGTCCCTGCTGTACTACGGCCTGAAGACCCTCTCGCCGGAGATCTTTCTGCCGGCGGCCCTCATCATCTGCGCGGTCACCTCGCTAGCGACTGGGAGCTCCTGGGGCACGACGGGCACCATCGGCGTCGCCCTGATGGGCATCGGCGCCGGGCTCGGTTTTCCCCTGCCGCTGGTCGCCGGCGCCGTGCTCTCGGGCGCCTACTTCGGCGACAAGATGTCGCCGCTGTCCGACACGACCAACCTGGCGCCGGCCATGGCGGGGACCGACATCTACACCCACATCCGGCACATGACCTACACCTCGGGCACCGCCTTCGGCCTGACCCTGGTCATCGAGATCGTGCTCAGCTTCTTCTACGGCGGCGGCGAGGAGAACCTCGCTTCGGTCCAGGAGATCATCGCGACCCTGGAGCGCGACTTCACCGTCGGGCCCTGGCACATCATCCCGGCGCTCTTGGTGATCGTCTGCGCCTACCGCAAGTACCCGGCGATCCCCGGTCTGGTCGCCGGCGTGCTCTCGGCGGTCATCCTGGGATTCATCTTCGAAGGCGTCACCTATCCGCAGCTGCTGGAGGTGTCCTACGGCGGCTATGCCAGCAACACCGGCGTCGAGACCGTCGATTCCCTGCTCAGCAAGGGCGGCTTCACCTCGATGCTCTACGCAATCTCGATCGTGATCTGCGCGATGATGTTCGGCGGCATCATGGAGGAGACCCACCAGCTGAAAGTCATCGTCGACCGGATCCTGCGCCTGGCCACCTCCAGCTCCTCGCTGATCACATCGACCGTGCTGACCTGCCTGGGCGCCAACCTGGTGCTCTGCGACCAGTACATGGCGATCGTGATGGGCGGCCGGATGTACGCCCAGGCCTATCGCGACCGGGGCCTGCATGCCAAGAACCTGTCGCGGGCGGTGGAGGACAGCGCCACGGTGACCGCCAACCTGGTGCCCTGGAACTCCGGCGGCGCCTATCAGGCGGCGACCCTCGGCGTCGCTACCCTCGCCTACCTGCCCTTCAACTTCTTCTGCTGGCTATCGCCGGTCGTCACCCTGATCTTCGGCTGGATGGGCTGGACGATCGCGCCCGCGGAGGCGCCGAAGGCGCAGGAGGCGGCCACCAAGCCCGCACCCGCGGAGTAG